DNA from Arthrobacter sp. FW305-BF8:
GCGCCCTGGGAAACGCGTTCGCGGAAGTGCTCGGCGAGCGTCTGCGCCATCTGCCGGCCAAGTTCGGAGAGGTGGAATTCAGGCAGCCTGCCGTACAGGACACCTGTGGGGTTATGGACCTCGCCGTGGCGGAGCAAATGGACAGTGGCTTGGGGCATGTCTACCAGTTTCTCAAAGGGCAGGGGTAATGACGAAATCTTCTACATCAAGTAGAACTCAGAAATTTTTCAAAAAGTTCCCCGGCGGTGGAATAAAAGATGCAAATGCATGTTTATACTGGATGCAGCAGTTAGTTGAGGCTTCAACGAAAGCTTCAATGATCACCCGATTGACCTACTGATACAAGGAGAACCACCATGGCACTTTCCACCGAACTCACCCGCGGCACCTGGACCCTCGACAACTCCCACAGTGAGATCGCCTTCACTGTCCGCCACGCCGGCATCAGCAAGGTCCGGGGCCAGTTCAAGGACGCCGCCGCAACCCTGGACCTCGCCGAGGACGTAACGGCCACCAAGGTCGAGGCCACCATCAAGACCGCCAGCTTCGACTCCGGCGACGCCAACCGCGACGCCCACGTCCGCGGCGAAGACTTCTTCGACGTCGAGAAGTTCCCGGAAATGTCCTTCGTCTCCAACGGCCTCGTTGCCAACGGCGACAGCTACGAGCTCCAGGGCGACCTGACCATCAAGGGTGTCACCCGCCCCGTCTCCCTCGAGACCGAATTCAACGGCGTTGCCGTTGACCCCTTCGGCAACACCCGCGCCGGTGTTTCCGCCGAGACCACCATCAGCCGCAAGGACTTCGGCCTGACCTGGAACGCCGTGCTGGAAGCCGGCGGCGTCCTGGTCAGCGACAAGGTTGCCATCAACCTGGAACTGGCCTTCATCGCACCTGCAGCGTAGGTCTCCCGGGCCCGTCCCGCAGCCACGGCTACTCGCCCCGAAACGCCCCGTCCGCGGATTTTCCGCAGGCGGGGCGTTCGGCGTTGGCCACGACGCTGATGTGGGTCCCCAGCTCGCAGAACTGCTCGCCGCGGCACGGGGCCGACCCTGATCGACACCCGCCAACTCTCGACGGCAACGCTTCCCGGCGACGCCGCCGATATTCACAGCGGAGAATCCCCTGTTGGCAGCGTTTCCGCATGTTGGCCCGCCTTTTGGAATACCTCTCCGGAATGATCCGCCGCGGACCTGCTGAGGGGTACGGTGGGAAGTGAACCATGCTGGGGAGGGCAGGCGTCTGAACCGGTAGCCGATTCAGAACGTCACTACGCAAAGGACCGCTCATGAGCAATCCTCCAGTCCCCCACTCCAATGACCCCGGCTCCAACGAGCCCAACGACGGATCCCAGCCGGGCAGCGGGCAGCCCCGCTACGGTCAGGGCGCGCCCCAGTACGGGCAGAACGCACCGCAGTACGGCCAGGGCGAGCAGGGCACCCCACAGTACGGCCAGAACGCACCACAGTACGGCCAGAATTCGCCCCAGTACGGACAGGGTGCTCCACAATACGGACAGCCCCAGTATGGCCAGAACCCGCCGCAGTATGGACAGCCGCAGTCCGGCCAGTCGCCCTACGGCCAGAGCCCTTATGGCCAGTCCCCCTACGGGCAGTACCCGTCGGAACAGGCCCAGGCAGCCACCGGCGACGGCGTCCCGAAGCTGGTGAATTATTCCTTCTGGATGATCATCGCTGCGGGCGTCCTGTGGATCCTGTCCATCCTGATCACGATTCCCACCCTGGATGACCCGGCCATGCGGAGCACGTTCGAAGAGCAGCTGCGCGGCAGCGGCCAGGACATCGCCTTCGAGGACGTCAAGGGCTTCATCATCGGAACCATGGTGGTCTTTGCCCTGATCGGCGCCGGCCTCTACGCGCTGGTGGCGTTCAACGTCCGGAAGGGCAAGAACTGGGCCCGCATTCTGGGCACCGTCTTTGCCGCTCTGTCCGTGTTCACCCTCTTCCCGGCGGGCCTGAACACCTTGGTGGGCCTTCTCGGCATCGCCGCGATCATCATGCTGTACCTGCCGGGAGCGGCACCGTACTTCCAAAAGCCGCAGCCGTTCGCCAACCCCTACTCGCAGCCGGGCGGTCCGTACGGCCGCTAGGCAAAGCGCACAGTGCCAGCTACGGGCAAGCCGCCAGGCACCTGCAAAGCACTAAGTCTCTTGCCGCCAACGGGCGCGGATTCCTGAAAGGCCGGAGTTACTCCGGCTGGCCGGGCGTCTGCGCCCGTTGCGCATGGTAGGCCAGGATCTGCAGCTCGGTGGCCATGTCCACCTTCCTCAGCGTCACGCCGTCGGGCACCTGGAGCATCACGGGAGCAAAACTGAGGATGCTGCGCACGCCGGCGCCCACCACCCGGTCACAGATACTCTGGGCCACTGCGGCAGGCAGCGCCAGCACCACCATGTTGGTGCCGGTCCGCTCCAGGACAGCTTCCAGGTCCGCAACGTCACTGACCCGCAGCCAGCCCACCTCGTTGCCCACCACCATCTGGTCAGCGTCGAAGATGGCAACCACGTCGAAGCCCCTGGATTCGAAGCCGCCGTAGCGGGCCAGCGCCTTGCCCAGGTTGCCGGCGCCGACAATCGCGACCTTCCAGTCATGCGTCAGGCCCAGTGCGGCGGCGATGTGGCGGCTCAGGTACTGCACCTCGTAACCCACGCCGCGGGTGCCGTAGGAGCCCACGTGGGACAGGTCCTTGCGGAGCGTTGAGGAGCTGACCCCGGAAAGCTCAGCCAGTGATTCGGAGGAGACCCGCTCGGTGCCTTCGGCCAGCAGGGAGTTCAGGGCGCGCAGGTAGATCGTCAGCCGGGCCACGGCCGCCGGCGGAATCTGCTTACCGGCAGCCCCCGTAGGCGCAGTTGGGCCGGCTGGCCCGGGCACGGCCTGGGGTGGTGAATCGAGCGAAGTCACTATCTGCTCCGTTGCGTCGCGTTGTGAGTCCACTCTAGATCCCCATCAGTTAAGTCAACAAAGCAAGCGCCATTGTTCGAAATCGGCTAATCCCCTGCGATGGCGCGGCGCAGGACACGCTCCAGGCGGGCCTCGTCGATCTTCCAGAAGTCGCGCTGGATCCCGTCAACCAGCACCACTGGAATCTCCTCGGCATAGCGGTCGCGCAGTTCGTCGTCCGAGTCCAACTGCCGCTCCGACCACGAAAGTCCCAGCCGGGCAGTCACCCGCCCGACGGCGTCGCGCGCCGCTGCGCACAGGTGGCAGTCAGCTTTGGTGAGGAGAACGACGTCGGGGTTTGCCATGCTTCAACCGTATCGCCGTTCCCGGCGGTGAGCGACGCGGCGGCAGTCAGCCGCGGGGTACTGCATTGACTAGACTCAGTGGCATGCCCGAGGAGAAGTACGTCGCTGTGGCCCACCGTCCGGTTGCAAAGCAGCAACACGGCGAGGCAGCCTTCTTCGACGTCGACAACACCCTCATGCGCGGGGCGAGCCTGTTCCACGTGGCCAGGAAAATGCACCAGCGCGGAGCCTTCACGCTGGCGCAGGCTGCGGGGATGGCGTGGAAGCAGCTCAAGTTCGTACTCCGGGGCGAGAACCTCAATGACGTCCACGCGGTGCGGGATTCAGCGCTGAGGCTCGCCGCCGGCATCACGGAGGAGGACATCCGGGCGCTGGGCGAGGAAGTCTACGACGAGATGATCGCCTCCCGGATCTGGCCGGGGGCGAAAGCCCTGGCCGAGCAGCACCTGCGGGTGGGCCGGAAGGTATGGCTCGTCACTGCGACGCCGATCGAGGTGGCCACGGTGATTTCCACCAGGCTGGGGCTCACCGGCGCCCTCGGGACCGTGGGCGAAACCAAGGACGGCTTCTACACCGGCAGGCTCGTCGGGGACATTCTGCACGGCGCAGCCAAGGCCGTGGCGGTACAGGGCATCGCGGATGCGCACGGCCTGGACCTGAAGCGCTGCTGGGCCTACAGCGACTCCTACAATGACATCCCGCTGCTGACGATGGTGGGGCACCCGGTGGCGATCAACCCGGATGGCCGCCTGCGCAAGCACTCCCGCGAGCACAACTGGCCGGTCTACGACTTCCGCTCGGGCCGCCGGGCCGCCACCCTGGGCCTCAAGGCAGCCACGGCAGGCGGAGCCGTCTACGGCCTGTGGCGGGGCTACACGCGCTTCCGCGGCCCCCGCGCCTGACGCGCTTCTTTCCCCGCGACGCGCAAATTTCCCCACGACGCGGGAATTCCCCCTGCGCCAGGCATTTTGTGCGTCGCTGGGCGGCACGCGCGTCGTCAGCCAGGAACGTCGCCGGACGCAAAAATGCCCGCACCCTCGAAAGGGAACGGGCATTGACGCGTAGAGCGGACTCTACTTCTTATTGCGGCGCTGGTGGCGGGTCTTGCGAAGCAACTTGCGGTGCTTCTTCTTGGCCATACGCTTGCGACGCTTCTTAATAACTGAACCCACGAAAGTTCCTTACAAACTAGATGCAGTACCTGTCTGATGGAGAAGGTCCGTGGACTGAGCAACAGACTGAACAACTGACAGATTCTTACAATGACGTAAAACGTTCCTTAACAGGGTACCGCTTATCCGGAGCATCCCCTGACCAGCACACTCCGTGGCGTGCAGCGGCCCCCAAGGCGGCTGCAGCAACCACGG
Protein-coding regions in this window:
- a CDS encoding redox-sensing transcriptional repressor Rex; its protein translation is MTSLDSPPQAVPGPAGPTAPTGAAGKQIPPAAVARLTIYLRALNSLLAEGTERVSSESLAELSGVSSSTLRKDLSHVGSYGTRGVGYEVQYLSRHIAAALGLTHDWKVAIVGAGNLGKALARYGGFESRGFDVVAIFDADQMVVGNEVGWLRVSDVADLEAVLERTGTNMVVLALPAAVAQSICDRVVGAGVRSILSFAPVMLQVPDGVTLRKVDMATELQILAYHAQRAQTPGQPE
- a CDS encoding 30S ribosomal protein bS22, which gives rise to MGSVIKKRRKRMAKKKHRKLLRKTRHQRRNKK
- a CDS encoding YceI family protein encodes the protein MALSTELTRGTWTLDNSHSEIAFTVRHAGISKVRGQFKDAAATLDLAEDVTATKVEATIKTASFDSGDANRDAHVRGEDFFDVEKFPEMSFVSNGLVANGDSYELQGDLTIKGVTRPVSLETEFNGVAVDPFGNTRAGVSAETTISRKDFGLTWNAVLEAGGVLVSDKVAINLELAFIAPAA
- a CDS encoding HAD family hydrolase, producing the protein MPEEKYVAVAHRPVAKQQHGEAAFFDVDNTLMRGASLFHVARKMHQRGAFTLAQAAGMAWKQLKFVLRGENLNDVHAVRDSALRLAAGITEEDIRALGEEVYDEMIASRIWPGAKALAEQHLRVGRKVWLVTATPIEVATVISTRLGLTGALGTVGETKDGFYTGRLVGDILHGAAKAVAVQGIADAHGLDLKRCWAYSDSYNDIPLLTMVGHPVAINPDGRLRKHSREHNWPVYDFRSGRRAATLGLKAATAGGAVYGLWRGYTRFRGPRA
- a CDS encoding glutaredoxin family protein, whose translation is MANPDVVLLTKADCHLCAAARDAVGRVTARLGLSWSERQLDSDDELRDRYAEEIPVVLVDGIQRDFWKIDEARLERVLRRAIAGD